In one window of Methanococcoides methylutens DNA:
- the mdh gene encoding malate dehydrogenase, which produces MKKIAVIGSGNVGATTVQRLAELELGHIVMTDVVAGLPEGKALDIIEAAPVLGYDVDILGTTDYADIAGSDIVIITAGIARKKGMVRDDLMKINANIVKEVCENIAIYAPEAIVITVSNPLDIMTYATQKYTGLETNRVFGMSGVLDSSRFAAFIAMELGISVKDVSALVLGGHGDSMVALPQYTTVSGVPLPELLPEETIDRLVKRTVNAGTEIVEYLKTGSSFYAPAAAIAAMVESVINDQKRVLPAAAYLQGEYGENGLYLGVPVILGKSGVEKVIELELTESQQQAFSRSARSVHEGIAKLKL; this is translated from the coding sequence ATGAAGAAAATTGCAGTCATAGGATCAGGGAATGTTGGCGCTACCACGGTTCAACGTCTCGCAGAACTTGAACTTGGGCATATTGTTATGACCGATGTTGTTGCTGGTCTTCCTGAAGGGAAAGCACTTGATATTATTGAGGCTGCTCCAGTTCTTGGATACGATGTTGACATTCTGGGCACAACAGATTATGCTGACATTGCAGGTTCTGATATTGTTATCATTACTGCAGGAATTGCCCGTAAAAAGGGAATGGTAAGGGACGACCTCATGAAGATAAATGCAAATATCGTAAAAGAGGTCTGTGAAAATATAGCAATATATGCACCTGAAGCCATAGTTATCACTGTCTCTAATCCTCTGGATATAATGACCTATGCCACACAGAAATATACCGGATTGGAAACGAATCGGGTATTTGGAATGAGTGGAGTACTGGATTCAAGCCGGTTTGCAGCATTCATTGCAATGGAACTTGGAATTTCAGTAAAGGACGTTTCTGCATTGGTACTTGGTGGACATGGCGATTCCATGGTCGCATTGCCGCAATACACTACAGTATCAGGAGTTCCGCTGCCAGAATTACTTCCTGAAGAGACGATCGATAGGCTTGTAAAGCGCACTGTCAACGCCGGAACTGAAATTGTTGAATATCTTAAGACCGGGAGTTCTTTCTATGCGCCGGCGGCAGCCATTGCAGCCATGGTAGAATCTGTAATTAATGACCAGAAACGAGTTCTTCCTGCAGCCGCTTACTTGCAGGGAGAATATGGTGAGAATGGCCTGTATTTAGGAGTGCCTGTTATATTAGGTAAGAGCGGCGTGGAAAAGGTAATCGAACTTGAATTGACAGAAAGTCAGCAACAGGCATTTTCAAGATCTGCTAGGTCTGTGCACGAAGGGATAGCAAAGTTAAAACTGTGA
- a CDS encoding (R)-citramalate synthase, with protein sequence MALFENIRFLDTTLRDGEQTPGVALKTEEKVWIARKLDDLGVDIIEAGSAITSEGEREAIRAVAAEGLDAEICSYCRIMQQDVDYALECDVDSIHLVAPVSDLHISVKLKKDREALKEMALSATEYAKDHGLIVELSGEDASRADLDFLKDLYKAGVEVGADRVCFCDTVGLLVPERTTEIFKKLTSAIDVPVAIHCHNDFGLAVSNTIAALNGGAREAHMTINGIGERAGNTALEEVIMALEWLYKYDTGIKTNELYKVSRLVSRLTGLAVAPNKSLVGGNAFTHEAGIHVHGLLADTSTYEPITPESIGRERQIVLGKHAGKSSVTLALKELGLDVDESQLNEIVGRVKELGDHGKRVTDADLQTIAETVLDIYRESKVKLEEFTVVSGNKAIPTASVRLIVDGKEVVEAGIGDGPVDATFEGIRKAVSGVADIHLEEYHVDSITGGTDALVEVLVKLSKEGKMVTSRGARTDIIMASVEAVINGINQLIQD encoded by the coding sequence ATTGCATTATTCGAAAATATCCGGTTTTTGGACACAACTTTACGAGACGGTGAACAGACACCTGGTGTCGCACTGAAAACAGAAGAGAAAGTCTGGATCGCACGCAAGCTTGACGATCTGGGAGTAGACATCATCGAAGCAGGCTCAGCCATCACTTCAGAAGGCGAGCGCGAAGCCATTCGTGCTGTGGCAGCTGAAGGGCTGGACGCAGAGATCTGCAGCTACTGCCGTATCATGCAGCAGGATGTGGACTATGCCTTAGAATGCGATGTGGATTCCATTCACCTCGTAGCACCTGTATCAGACCTTCACATCAGTGTGAAGCTCAAGAAGGACAGGGAAGCACTAAAGGAAATGGCATTAAGCGCTACAGAGTATGCAAAGGACCACGGACTTATAGTGGAGCTTAGCGGAGAGGATGCATCCAGGGCAGATCTGGATTTCTTAAAGGACCTGTACAAAGCAGGCGTGGAAGTCGGTGCTGACAGGGTATGTTTCTGTGACACAGTAGGATTACTTGTGCCAGAAAGAACGACCGAGATATTCAAAAAACTCACATCAGCTATCGATGTACCCGTTGCTATTCACTGCCATAATGACTTCGGGCTTGCGGTATCTAACACCATCGCAGCATTGAATGGCGGTGCAAGAGAAGCACATATGACGATCAATGGTATCGGCGAAAGGGCAGGAAATACGGCACTTGAAGAGGTCATAATGGCCCTTGAGTGGCTATACAAATACGACACCGGTATCAAGACCAATGAGCTTTACAAGGTCTCAAGGCTTGTCAGCCGTCTGACCGGACTCGCTGTAGCACCTAACAAGTCCCTTGTTGGTGGTAATGCATTTACCCATGAAGCCGGAATCCACGTACATGGATTGCTGGCGGATACTTCCACATATGAGCCAATAACTCCTGAGAGCATTGGACGTGAAAGGCAGATCGTACTTGGAAAGCATGCAGGAAAGAGTTCCGTAACACTTGCATTGAAAGAACTGGGACTTGATGTTGATGAGTCACAACTGAACGAGATAGTAGGTCGTGTCAAGGAATTGGGTGACCATGGTAAACGTGTCACAGATGCTGACCTCCAGACCATCGCTGAGACTGTGCTTGATATCTATCGCGAATCAAAGGTTAAGCTTGAGGAATTCACTGTTGTTTCAGGTAACAAGGCAATACCAACAGCTTCCGTAAGACTGATCGTTGACGGAAAAGAGGTAGTTGAAGCGGGAATAGGAGACGGACCTGTGGATGCGACGTTTGAAGGAATACGTAAGGCTGTGTCAGGTGTTGCAGATATTCATCTTGAAGAATATCACGTGGATTCGATCACCGGAGGAACCGATGCACTTGTAGAAGTACTTGTCAAACTTTCAAAGGAAGGAAAGATGGTCACTTCAAGAGGCGCACGTACCGACATAATCATGGCTTCTGTGGAAGCCGTCATTAACGGGATCAACCAGCTAATACAGGACTGA
- the nadE gene encoding NAD(+) synthase — MKIIDELNKDAEKNASQIRTFIEDRVKDFKKKGIVVGVSGGIDSAVILALAVQAVGKENVYGLILPEEESAASSKELGARLCESMDVSYEEVPITPILQALDTYGKKDQIIKRTCPEYDPNIHKTSLVLPSLLENDMLTIPSIRLVKDDEVVAKNRLKAKDYLELIGIQNVKQRSRMMIQYLYAEKNNYLVCGTTNKTEYLLGQFVKYGDGGVDIEPLSDCYKTQVYALANFLGIDKEIIERPPSADTWSSFTSDEDFFWRMPIHVMDQLLYSQEHDLPMEIIEKNTELSEEKINKVKRGIDKIKSASKYITSAPPICYLDK, encoded by the coding sequence ATGAAAATAATTGATGAACTAAACAAAGATGCAGAAAAGAACGCATCTCAGATCAGGACATTCATTGAAGATAGAGTAAAGGACTTTAAGAAAAAGGGGATTGTTGTAGGAGTTTCGGGTGGAATTGATTCTGCGGTTATACTTGCGCTGGCAGTTCAGGCTGTAGGTAAGGAGAATGTTTACGGATTAATACTTCCTGAAGAGGAATCAGCTGCATCCAGCAAAGAACTTGGAGCAAGACTTTGTGAATCAATGGATGTTTCATATGAAGAAGTCCCGATCACTCCAATATTGCAAGCACTTGACACATACGGTAAAAAGGATCAGATAATAAAGAGAACCTGTCCGGAATATGATCCGAATATCCATAAGACCTCATTGGTCCTGCCCAGTCTCTTAGAGAATGATATGTTGACCATTCCATCCATAAGGCTGGTAAAAGATGATGAAGTGGTTGCAAAGAACAGATTGAAAGCAAAGGACTATCTAGAACTGATCGGCATCCAGAATGTAAAACAAAGATCAAGAATGATGATCCAGTATCTATATGCAGAGAAGAATAATTATCTTGTGTGTGGTACCACTAATAAGACCGAATATCTTCTGGGTCAGTTCGTGAAATATGGGGATGGTGGAGTGGATATCGAACCTCTGTCAGACTGTTACAAGACCCAGGTCTATGCATTGGCAAATTTCCTTGGCATAGACAAGGAAATAATAGAAAGGCCACCAAGCGCTGATACGTGGAGTAGCTTCACGTCTGATGAAGACTTCTTCTGGCGTATGCCGATACATGTTATGGACCAGCTGCTATATTCACAGGAACATGACCTGCCCATGGAAATAATTGAAAAGAATACAGAACTGTCAGAAGAAAAAATAAACAAAGTAAAAAGAGGTATTGACAAAATAAAGAGTGCTTCCAAATACATCACATCAGCGCCTCCTATTTGTTATCTTGACAAGTGA
- a CDS encoding class I adenylate-forming enzyme family protein, translating to MRIDEYIAKHAKEAPQKTALEEKDRSISYSLLDEAINTITAEIDDFDHCKFAIFAESGIEYIQALMAVYRSNNIAVPLPVELTESNIREILNANQINNIIVTEQQYSRFEGNFFEDFTTVIHISKDSSVNTLRKNAISESNNDQLRLVMYTSGTTGAPKGVMLSDENLIANANSIIEVLSITPKDKAAQVISPHHAFGNSIINSQLVAGGSIKIGGLTFLESTFKLVESGVTIFYGVPSTYRILLKYPSSFQRSFRNVRLAASAGGAMEVEIIDQIKQLNDRIEIIPMYGQTEATARLSYLPSKDLEKYPDAIGRPIPGVELDVVDDNKMPVEPGVTGELIARGKNILIGYLNDEEATRKKVIDGWMYTGDLAKKLPNGYFKLLGRKDDLIKVADHRINPREVEKYIGKNNEVSDVFIVPVDHEYLGNAISLMVIPTQDTEVEALYSFCRKNLPGFLCPLEIILIENLPLSKSGKISNRSIIEEYQNVKANM from the coding sequence ATGAGAATTGATGAATATATTGCAAAACATGCTAAAGAAGCTCCTCAAAAAACTGCACTGGAAGAGAAGGACAGATCAATTTCTTATAGTCTTCTTGATGAAGCTATAAATACTATAACAGCAGAAATTGATGATTTTGATCATTGCAAATTTGCGATCTTTGCAGAATCAGGTATAGAATATATTCAGGCCCTAATGGCAGTTTACCGATCGAATAACATCGCTGTACCCCTCCCGGTGGAACTGACAGAATCTAATATTAGAGAGATACTTAATGCTAACCAGATCAATAATATTATTGTCACCGAACAGCAATATTCGAGATTTGAAGGCAACTTCTTTGAAGATTTTACTACTGTGATCCACATTTCAAAGGATTCCTCTGTGAATACTTTGCGTAAAAATGCAATTAGTGAAAGCAATAATGATCAACTACGACTTGTAATGTACACATCCGGCACTACAGGAGCTCCAAAAGGGGTCATGCTAAGTGATGAAAATCTAATAGCAAATGCAAATTCCATAATAGAAGTACTTAGCATAACACCAAAGGACAAAGCTGCACAAGTAATATCTCCACACCATGCTTTTGGAAACTCAATAATAAATTCCCAGTTGGTTGCAGGTGGTTCTATTAAGATAGGTGGCCTTACTTTTCTCGAATCGACCTTTAAACTTGTAGAATCGGGAGTAACTATATTTTATGGGGTTCCAAGTACCTACCGCATTCTTCTAAAATATCCTTCTAGCTTCCAGAGATCATTCAGGAACGTCCGACTTGCTGCATCTGCAGGCGGTGCTATGGAAGTCGAAATTATAGATCAGATCAAGCAGTTGAATGACAGGATCGAGATAATTCCAATGTATGGACAGACGGAAGCAACAGCAAGACTTTCTTACCTCCCATCAAAAGACCTGGAAAAATATCCTGATGCAATAGGCAGACCTATCCCAGGGGTTGAACTTGATGTGGTTGATGATAATAAAATGCCAGTTGAACCCGGCGTTACAGGAGAATTGATCGCCAGGGGAAAGAACATACTGATAGGTTATCTTAATGATGAAGAAGCTACCCGTAAAAAAGTGATCGACGGCTGGATGTACACCGGCGACCTGGCAAAAAAGTTGCCAAATGGTTACTTTAAATTATTGGGTCGTAAGGATGACCTGATCAAAGTTGCTGATCATCGTATAAATCCAAGAGAGGTTGAAAAATATATTGGGAAAAATAATGAAGTTTCAGACGTATTCATCGTCCCGGTCGATCACGAATACCTTGGAAATGCAATCAGTCTAATGGTAATCCCAACTCAGGATACAGAAGTTGAAGCATTATATTCTTTTTGCAGAAAAAACCTGCCTGGTTTCCTGTGTCCACTGGAAATAATTCTTATCGAGAACTTGCCACTGAGTAAAAGTGGAAAAATATCTAACAGGTCTATAATAGAGGAGTATCAAAATGTCAAAGCTAACATGTAA
- a CDS encoding acetolactate synthase large subunit has product MTGKPERMTGARAFVECLYRENVEVIFGYPGGVLLPIYDELYDAHLHHLLVRHEQAAVHAAEGYARATGKVGVCLATSGPGATNLVTGIANAYMDSIPMVAFTGQVPSSMIGNDAFQEANITGITMPITKHNYLVQDAKDLPRIIKEAFHIASTGRPGPVLIDMPKDVTTDMIDFVYPDKVELRGYKPTYKGNTQQVKRAASAIAKSTRPVIYAGGGVIGSDANKELLAFAEKIKAPVTSTLTGIGGFPNDNDLYLGMLGMHGTKYANYAVQESDLLIAVGARFDDRVTGKLQSFAPNAKIIHIDIDPAEISKNITVDIPIVGDAKDILKSLLTYVNECDTKEWLDKIAIWKRDFPLYYVNRDDAIKPQYIIEQINEACPDAIVVTEVGQHQMWAAQYFKYKEPRTFITSGGLGTMGYGFPAAIGAKLGRPDKVVFDISGDGSFQMNSQEMATIVQNDIPIIIALFNNGYLGMVRQWQALFFEHRYSHTTIEDSVDFVKLAEAYGALGIRVNKPSEVRPAIEKAIEANRPVIIDFIIEREENVSPMVPAGAAINEILDLEKTQ; this is encoded by the coding sequence ATGACCGGAAAACCAGAAAGAATGACAGGCGCAAGAGCATTCGTCGAGTGCCTGTACAGGGAAAATGTCGAAGTTATCTTCGGATATCCAGGCGGCGTGCTGCTCCCTATCTATGATGAACTCTATGATGCACACCTGCACCATCTGCTTGTCAGGCATGAGCAGGCAGCAGTCCATGCAGCCGAAGGATATGCAAGAGCCACAGGTAAAGTAGGTGTCTGCCTGGCAACATCAGGCCCGGGAGCAACAAACCTTGTCACAGGTATAGCAAACGCATACATGGATTCAATTCCAATGGTAGCTTTCACCGGACAAGTACCAAGCTCAATGATAGGCAACGATGCCTTCCAGGAAGCTAACATCACAGGCATTACAATGCCTATAACAAAACACAATTATCTTGTACAGGATGCAAAGGACCTTCCAAGGATCATCAAGGAAGCATTCCATATTGCTTCCACCGGCAGGCCGGGACCTGTACTTATTGATATGCCTAAGGATGTCACGACCGATATGATCGATTTTGTATATCCTGACAAGGTCGAGCTTCGCGGCTACAAGCCTACCTACAAAGGCAACACCCAGCAGGTTAAAAGAGCTGCATCAGCGATAGCAAAATCAACAAGACCTGTCATCTATGCAGGTGGCGGTGTCATCGGATCAGACGCAAACAAGGAGCTACTCGCCTTTGCTGAGAAGATCAAGGCACCTGTCACAAGTACATTGACCGGTATAGGCGGATTCCCAAATGATAATGACCTTTACCTTGGAATGCTGGGAATGCATGGTACCAAGTACGCCAATTATGCAGTACAGGAATCAGACCTTTTGATCGCTGTCGGAGCACGTTTTGACGACAGGGTCACAGGAAAGCTCCAGTCATTTGCACCAAATGCGAAGATCATCCACATTGATATCGATCCGGCAGAGATCTCAAAGAATATCACTGTAGACATACCTATCGTTGGAGATGCAAAAGATATCCTCAAGTCACTTCTGACATATGTCAATGAGTGTGACACAAAAGAATGGCTTGACAAGATCGCCATATGGAAACGGGACTTCCCCCTCTACTATGTCAACAGGGATGATGCAATCAAACCACAGTACATCATTGAGCAGATCAATGAGGCATGCCCTGATGCAATCGTCGTAACAGAGGTCGGACAGCACCAGATGTGGGCAGCTCAGTACTTCAAGTACAAAGAGCCACGTACATTCATAACCTCAGGTGGACTGGGAACTATGGGATATGGATTCCCCGCAGCTATCGGTGCAAAGCTCGGAAGACCTGACAAGGTCGTATTCGATATTTCCGGTGATGGATCGTTCCAGATGAACTCCCAGGAAATGGCAACTATCGTACAGAACGATATTCCGATCATCATCGCATTGTTCAACAACGGATATCTTGGAATGGTCAGGCAGTGGCAGGCATTGTTCTTCGAGCACCGTTACTCACACACTACCATCGAGGATAGCGTGGACTTCGTCAAACTGGCAGAAGCCTACGGAGCACTTGGAATTCGTGTGAATAAGCCATCAGAGGTCAGACCTGCAATTGAAAAGGCAATTGAAGCAAACCGACCTGTTATAATCGACTTCATCATTGAACGAGAAGAGAACGTATCACCAATGGTACCAGCAGGTGCAGCAATCAACGAAATACTTGACCTGGAGAAAACACAATGA
- a CDS encoding adenine nucleotide alpha hydrolase family protein — protein MSKLTCKKCILDSDIPGITINEESGLCQFCESYKPMSPDEKKEYLEIIGKMLEEKSGKGEYDVIFALSGGKDSSYGLYKLKKEYPFLNILAIQFDNAFISEAAVANAKKMCEIVGCDFFKLTMKEEALCDTFRKAAGSTNAYSKFARYRASDICNTCISIIKQKLIEQAIIHKAPFIVFAFTSGQAPNPIIDLKPSFIKWSRDLFEKQLQNIGVEDKDESFLLKSEIIKSIDKDATPVILHPMCLWDYNEDKIVEKLIDLGWMPPKINDSNSTNCLLNAFACQNHINKYDIHPYAFDIAGLVRSGDMTREEGLEKLHKELSEPLIEMAAKKLEMDPE, from the coding sequence ATGTCAAAGCTAACATGTAAGAAATGTATTTTAGATTCAGACATTCCTGGTATAACAATAAACGAGGAAAGTGGCCTTTGCCAGTTCTGTGAGAGCTATAAACCCATGTCTCCTGATGAAAAGAAGGAATATTTGGAGATCATAGGAAAAATGCTTGAAGAAAAGAGTGGAAAAGGAGAATATGATGTTATTTTTGCACTTTCCGGTGGAAAAGACTCCTCATATGGACTCTATAAGCTGAAAAAGGAGTACCCATTCCTTAACATCCTTGCAATTCAGTTTGATAATGCCTTCATTTCAGAAGCTGCTGTCGCTAATGCAAAAAAGATGTGTGAGATCGTTGGCTGCGATTTTTTTAAGCTGACAATGAAAGAAGAAGCACTTTGCGATACTTTTCGAAAAGCAGCCGGATCTACCAATGCATATTCAAAATTTGCCAGATATCGAGCCAGTGATATCTGCAACACATGCATAAGTATCATCAAACAGAAGCTGATAGAACAGGCAATTATTCATAAAGCACCATTCATTGTTTTTGCTTTCACATCAGGCCAGGCCCCTAATCCCATAATTGACCTTAAGCCCAGTTTCATAAAGTGGTCCCGGGATCTTTTTGAGAAGCAGCTCCAAAATATAGGTGTAGAGGACAAGGATGAGAGTTTCCTTCTAAAAAGTGAGATTATAAAAAGCATAGATAAAGACGCCACTCCGGTTATTTTGCACCCAATGTGCCTGTGGGATTATAATGAAGATAAGATAGTGGAGAAGCTAATTGATCTCGGATGGATGCCTCCAAAGATCAATGACAGTAATTCAACGAACTGCCTTTTAAATGCATTTGCCTGTCAGAATCATATCAATAAATATGACATCCATCCATACGCTTTCGACATAGCAGGCCTTGTGAGAAGCGGGGATATGACCCGGGAAGAAGGATTGGAGAAATTACATAAAGAATTGTCAGAGCCATTGATAGAAATGGCTGCAAAGAAACTTGAAATGGACCCGGAATAA
- a CDS encoding 3-oxoacyl-ACP reductase family protein, with amino-acid sequence MLTDKVVLITGASRGIGRATALLAAENHAHVIINYKESEDKAAELVENITEKGLQATMIKADVSVENEVKEMFEFIKERYSKLDILVNNAGILKSNLLAMTSTELFDQTIDVNLKGTFLCSRYASNMMRRKRSGKIINLSSVIGLNGNAGQTVYSASKAGVIGFTKSAAKELGRYGITVNAIAPGFIETDLTRDVKEEVREKLIANIALGRSGNPEDVAKVVLFLSSDLGNYISGQVISVDGCQTI; translated from the coding sequence ATGCTCACAGATAAAGTCGTACTGATCACAGGTGCCAGTCGCGGAATTGGTAGAGCTACGGCTTTACTGGCAGCAGAGAACCATGCACATGTCATTATTAACTACAAAGAAAGTGAAGATAAAGCAGCTGAACTTGTAGAAAATATTACTGAGAAAGGACTTCAAGCTACCATGATAAAAGCAGATGTTTCTGTTGAGAATGAAGTCAAAGAAATGTTTGAGTTTATTAAAGAACGATATTCCAAACTTGATATCCTTGTAAACAATGCCGGGATATTGAAAAGTAATCTGTTGGCGATGACAAGTACTGAGTTATTCGATCAGACTATAGATGTTAATTTAAAAGGAACCTTCCTATGTAGTCGGTACGCATCAAACATGATGAGAAGAAAAAGATCAGGAAAGATAATTAATCTCTCATCGGTGATAGGCTTAAATGGAAATGCAGGCCAAACAGTATATTCGGCAAGCAAAGCAGGAGTAATCGGATTTACAAAGTCTGCAGCAAAGGAACTTGGCAGATATGGAATTACTGTTAATGCTATTGCACCGGGTTTCATTGAAACTGATCTGACCAGAGATGTTAAAGAAGAAGTTCGCGAAAAATTGATAGCAAACATAGCTCTTGGTCGAAGTGGTAACCCAGAAGATGTTGCAAAAGTGGTTCTGTTTTTAAGCTCAGATCTTGGGAATTACATCAGTGGCCAGGTAATATCTGTTGATGGATGTCAGACGATCTGA
- the ilvN gene encoding acetolactate synthase small subunit codes for MKHTLAVLVENKYGVLTRVAGLFSRRGFNIDSLAVGITEDPTISRMTIVVRGDEHVLEQVTKQLNKLIEVIRVTDLGADESVERELALIKVNTDASNRAEIIQIVDIFRARIIDVASKSVTVEVTGDSNKIKAIQTLLKPFGIKEMARTGKVALTRGSKSS; via the coding sequence ATGAAACACACACTTGCAGTTCTGGTAGAGAACAAATATGGAGTACTGACAAGGGTTGCAGGGCTCTTCTCACGACGTGGTTTCAATATTGACAGCCTCGCAGTAGGGATCACTGAAGACCCCACCATCTCAAGGATGACAATTGTTGTTCGCGGTGATGAGCATGTGCTTGAGCAGGTCACAAAGCAGCTTAACAAGCTGATCGAAGTTATTCGTGTAACAGACCTTGGCGCTGATGAATCCGTTGAAAGGGAACTGGCACTTATAAAAGTGAATACCGATGCCAGCAACCGTGCTGAGATCATCCAGATAGTAGACATATTCAGGGCAAGGATCATTGACGTTGCTTCAAAATCAGTTACAGTTGAGGTTACAGGAGATTCCAACAAAATCAAGGCGATCCAGACATTGCTGAAGCCTTTCGGAATCAAGGAAATGGCAAGGACCGGTAAGGTAGCACTTACAAGGGGATCTAAAAGTTCATAA
- a CDS encoding M42 family metallopeptidase gives MELEKLLEKLSNAHGISGYENDIKQIMEEEIKPFVDGTKTDKMGNLIATKNGEGPTIMLAAHMDEIGLMVQYIDDNGFLRFVKIGGWFDQTLHSQRVVVHGSNGPLPGVIGSKPPHVMTDEDRKRPVKAEDMFIDIGAKDKEDAMNMGVDVGTAISIDRDYTPLANGIVTCKAFDNRAGVAMLIDAMKQLSESDVKATVHAVGTVQEEVGLKGARTSAFGLNPDVAIAVDVTFPGDHPGIEKKDSALEMGKGAVITVVDASGRGLIADKNVVKWLKETAEENEIPYQLNVGGGGTTDATAIHLTREGIPSSTISVPTRYIHSPVEVLSLEDLKACADLITKAVLNVDKYF, from the coding sequence ATGGAACTAGAGAAGCTACTTGAAAAGTTATCCAATGCACACGGCATATCCGGATATGAGAATGACATTAAACAGATAATGGAAGAAGAAATAAAACCATTTGTTGATGGAACAAAGACCGACAAGATGGGAAATCTTATTGCCACAAAGAATGGAGAAGGCCCTACCATCATGCTGGCAGCACACATGGATGAGATCGGCCTGATGGTGCAGTACATCGATGACAACGGATTCCTGCGCTTTGTTAAGATCGGAGGATGGTTCGACCAGACACTTCACAGCCAGAGAGTGGTCGTTCACGGAAGCAACGGACCACTTCCGGGAGTGATCGGATCAAAGCCACCGCATGTCATGACAGATGAAGACAGGAAACGACCTGTAAAGGCAGAGGACATGTTCATCGATATAGGTGCAAAGGACAAAGAGGATGCCATGAACATGGGAGTAGACGTTGGAACTGCCATTTCCATTGACAGGGATTATACCCCTCTTGCCAACGGAATTGTCACATGTAAAGCCTTTGACAACCGTGCAGGTGTTGCAATGCTTATCGATGCAATGAAACAGCTATCCGAAAGTGATGTAAAGGCAACTGTCCATGCTGTAGGAACCGTGCAGGAAGAGGTAGGCCTCAAAGGTGCACGCACATCCGCATTCGGCTTAAATCCTGATGTTGCAATAGCAGTTGATGTCACATTCCCGGGAGATCATCCGGGTATCGAAAAGAAGGATTCTGCACTTGAGATGGGAAAAGGTGCAGTCATTACAGTTGTTGATGCATCCGGAAGAGGCCTCATTGCAGACAAAAATGTAGTGAAGTGGCTGAAAGAGACAGCTGAGGAAAATGAGATACCATACCAGCTCAACGTAGGCGGTGGCGGTACCACAGATGCTACTGCAATACACCTGACGCGTGAAGGCATTCCTTCAAGCACCATCAGTGTACCTACAAGATACATTCATTCGCCTGTTGAGGTATTGTCCCTTGAGGACCTTAAGGCCTGTGCAGACCTTATCACAAAAGCAGTACTTAATGTTGACAAGTATTTCTGA